Proteins found in one Muntiacus reevesi chromosome 2, mMunRee1.1, whole genome shotgun sequence genomic segment:
- the HNRNPF gene encoding heterogeneous nuclear ribonucleoprotein F, whose amino-acid sequence MMLGPEGGEGFVVKLRGLPWSCSVEDVQNFLSDCTIHDGVAGVHFIYTREGRQSGEAFVELESEDDVKLALKKDRESMGHRYIEVFKSHRTEMDWVLKHSGPNSADTANDGFVRLRGLPFGCTKEEIIQFFSGLEIVPNGITLPVDPEGKITGEAFVQFASQELAEKALGKHKERIGHRYIEVFKSSQEEVRSYSDPPLKFMSVQRPGPYDRPGTARRYIGIVKQAGLERMRSGAYSAGYGGYEEYSGLSDGYGFTTDLFGRDLSYCLSGMYDHRYGDGEFTVQSTTGHCVHMRGLPYKATENDIYNFFSPLNPVRVHIEIGPDGRVTGEADVEFATHEEAVAAMSKDRANMQHRYIELFLNSTTGASNGAYSSQMMQGMGVSTQSTYSGLESQSVSGCYGAGYGGQNSMGGYD is encoded by the coding sequence ATGATGTTGGGCCCTGAGGGAGGTGAAGGCTTTGTGGTCAAGCTCCGTGGCCTGCCCTGGTCCTGCTCTGTTGAGGATGTGCAGAATTTCCTCTCCGACTGCACGATCCATGACGGGGTCGCAGGTGTTCATTTTATCTACACTAGAGAAGGCAGGCAGAGTGGTGAGGCTTTTGTGGAACTTGAATCAGAAGATGATGTAAAATTGGCCCTTAAAAAAGACAGGGAAAGCATGGGACATCGGTACATTGAAGTGTTCAAGTCCCACAGAACCGAGATGGATTGGGTGTTGAAGCACAGTGGTCCAAATAGTGCTGACACTGCCAATGATGGTTTCGTGCGACTTCGAGGACTCCCGTTTGGATGCACCAAGGAAGAGATCATTCAGTTCTTCTCAGGGTTGGAAATCGTGCCAAACGGGATCACATTGCCTGTGGACCCCGAGGGCAAGATTACAGGGGAAGCCTTTGTGCAGTTTGCCTCACAGGAGTTAGCAGAGAAGGCTCTAGGGAAGCACAAGGAGAGAATAGGGCACAGGTATATTGAGGTGTTCAAGAGCAGTCAGGAAGAAGTTAGGTCATACTCGGATCCCCCACTGAAGTTCATGTCAGTGCAGCGGCCAGGGCCCTATGACCGCCCTGGCACAGCCAGGAGGTATATTGGCATCGTCAagcaggcaggcctggagaggatgAGGTCTGGGGCCTACAGTGCAGGCTATGGGGGTTATGAGGAGTACAGCGGCCTCAGTGATGGCTACGGCTTCACCACCGACCTGTTCGGGAGAGACCTCAGTTACTGTCTCTCTGGGATGTATGACCACAGGTATGGAGATGGCGAGTTCACTGTCCAGAGCACCACTGGACACTGCGTCCACATGAGAGGGCTGCCCTACAAAGCTACAGAGAACGACATTTACAACTTCTTCTCCCCGCTCAACCCTGTGAGAGTCCACATTGAGATTGGCCCTGATGGAAGAGTGACCGGCGAAGCTGATGTTGAGTTTGCCACTCATGAAGAAGCCGTGGCAGCCATGTCCAAAGACAGGGCCAACATGCAACATAGATACATAGAACTTTTCTTGAATTCCACAACTGGGGCCAGCAATGGGGCATATAGCAGCCAGATGATGCAAGGCATGGGGGTGTCAACCCAGTCCACTTACAGTGGCCTTGAGAGCCAGTCTGTGAGTGGCTGTTACGGGGCTGGCTATGGTGGCCAGAACAGCATGGGTGGATATGACTAG